A portion of the Cydia strobilella chromosome 5, ilCydStro3.1, whole genome shotgun sequence genome contains these proteins:
- the LOC134741302 gene encoding mucin-2-like isoform X9 gives MRAGVWCVALALLAVGGALRPTQAEGTTRVGRRLSIHTSTESSALGQEHASTPRRGSRRREETSPRQAVRRTRTRAPQIEEVTEPETKRNTTDESFDSRKAYSRTRNRPEPEEDTPKANVIRSRTRFNRPAPTQPTPTTKAPEVTSPIIDESKIEVINSTLEEITKMVFKEYEPVTQSNRRSSTRTIANVTQRRRSRVNVRTNEQSDLTSSGTTNSISISEKGPTTDKMIDLRGSRKLRYKQRQSDTDTNLTGLGITASNEVQQSSQKEIPSQETKLSAPVENVQQSTETNPLKTTTLKVMRIVRRPVQRGKGSFKPNASLSLAKKRSDEVSEDDNYPEPFKALLQAKNASTQFTSPNDESLTLKASQKVYNSFAPSQQSTLSSLKNKYSRLRPKPNVEKELKNAIKPDDKPTESTVAPNTLTTKAPSYKFRSQQTTRSRKFSHLTSSTVSNTEQSSDKPPYKYNRKFKMSTTEAPKTELKINSKRVETNNLLKKTSHRPTFYSRRNSSKSDASTTTPSNDESLNIGSALESIAKHKATLSRTSYYSRQRNSKKVLTTSIPSTEEPFKDSNSVIETADRKNADNVDIPLIYTLLKPTDVSQNENNLDISQNENNSEKPHKMFVIAVTSNESPESSTENEMTSNTVEETEVRSVVGSSTSKYHATYTVPQTTSKVEERDVLSAVPPIRNIPTRKFGRGRVSSRSQNDGVSEEPVTRDRGAGKYTDSYTKTTEASTNGINPDTEKSRHRFSSKFRASHDKPIYRATVPTVTPSTISTSALNLKDSSRGVTTVASKPAEQSTASHVLSLRTTTMLPSVDEILLNSISSAAKEEMVISSMTSSTRQPTILTLDIDPETKQIRTEKPGEIKFISIDEVTTTTSPNTNVLKLASSKSPATTITSQMETSTESSTQTPQIPTQVQNDDRTTTGQVAAGTITDAVSESTTVQSVLTTSTTEASTTPIASTEPVTTTTMAPVTTTTETTTTTAKAIETTTEVRTTLRTTLRTTTVPPTTSAPTTAAETILPSTATSAPTEGVTKDDLKRYQEDAALLEAILSGAERLPKKLNFNTLDQNTGTSSFNTQTKLASATKQSDDDKFLQQLLSVAGKNPHTLTVPNIGGNIKVNGVQTTTARSIEDDIRQFEEDTKLLKALLAATGQDPAKFNIPTLDIKTTTLVPTTETTTTSKPTESTRAQTTTPSIDADITRFQEDAKLLQALLQATGQNNGNFKIPDITGVTSNVRIASNPLTTSLGSNPTTPINVRPIYTTLRTTTLPPTTVTVPTTFQPRATDSTTARISTTFPPFRRRPTATTVSTDPTTVATARRVPIPGFIVTTEIPTSSTFSVEEDLAFLNNLKSVLNTNTDSTDPEAALANRIIALAVDRSLNEIKSGQGTERMGKNLVPTTAPTTTTTTTTTTTPRPTSAAPSTPSIEDDLRQFQEDTKLLQALLKATGQDPSKLNLPTIPNINANVSPKIPPGVHSELNLLSNLLASPSPLNEPFDSLTQEPKEQIKTTITTTPKPFGAKIAVKDDVKNIQDDGKLLQTLINLQGVQETTTQKSKIAITGQSTDEALKKLIQQTKSPGMVQDATKMPIAISTEYGKSNDALLAALLKEQGFGPTTASSLDEQIRLAALLNQVVVTPKARRTTTPPPPPAPRRPILDGLAWLWQQWRETGPGTGAQQRPSRRPDPSPTAAVSASQATSNRVNWFGSGPFVGNADDKPNNRIPLDPPRAVTSEQTPGRGQLVSAAINVTRAFSQFLGAAIQGAAQTVQSVIRAGQRAATDVYSNGSGASG, from the exons GCGGAGGGAACGACGCGTGTAGGCAGAAGACTGTCAATACACACGTCCACAGAAAGCAGCGCTCTTGGACAAGAGCATGCTTCTACTCCAAGAAGGGGATCGAGGAGAAGAGAAGAAACCTCGCCACGGCAAGCTGTGCGAAGAACAAGGACACGTGCTCCTCAAATTGAAGAGGTCACTGAACCAGAAACTAAACGAAATACCACCGACGAAAGCTTCGATTCGAGAAAAGCTTACAGTCGGACCCGAAACAGGCCCGAACCAGAAGAAGATACTCCTAAAGCTAACGTCATTAGAAGCAGAACGCGATTCAATAGACCAGCTCCAACCCAACCCACCCCTACTACAAAGGCACCAGAGGTGACTTCTCCCATTATAGATGAAAGCAAAATAGAAGTCATCAATTCTACTCTAGAAGAAATAACCAAAATGGTTTTTAAAGAATATGAACCTGTAACACAATCTAATCGCAGAAGTTCAACTCGAACCATTGCAAATGTCACTCAACGAAGACGTAGCCGAGTCAATGTCAGAACCAATGAGCAATCAGACCTTACCAGTTCCGGAACGACAAACTCCATTTCCATTTCTGAAAAGGGACCCACTACTGACAAAATGATAGATCTAAGAGGTTCCCGAAAACTAAGGTATAAACAGCGGCAATCAGATACTGATACCAATTTAACGGGTCTCGGCATTACGGCTTCAAATGAGGTTCAACAGTCTAGTCAAAAGGAGATCCCTAGTCAAGAGACCAAGCTATCTGCTCCGGTAGAAAATGTTCAACAAAGCACTGAGACGAACCCTTTGAAAACGACGACTTTGAAGGTCATGAGGATAGTCAGGCGTCCTGTCCAGAGAGGAAAGGGAAGCTTCAAGCCTAACGCGTCCTTGTCTCTAGCTAAAAAACGTTCAGATGAAGTAAGCGAAGACGACAACTATCCTGAACCTTTTAAAGCGCTGTTGCAAGCTAAAAATGCTTCG acACAGTTTACCTCTCCGAATGACGAGAGTCTGACCCTGAAAGCATCACAGAAAGTTTACAATTCCTTTGCACCATCACAACAGTCGACACTAAGttctcttaaaaataaatactcacGG TTACGACCTAAACCCAATGTAGAAAAAGAATTGAAAAATGCCATCAAACCTGATGATAAACCTACAGAAAGCACTGTAGCACCAAATACGCTTACAACCAAAGCACCCAGTTATAAATTTCGGTCTCAACAAACCACAAGAAGCAGAAAATTTAGTCACCTTACTTCTTCAACCGTCTCAAACACAGAACAAAGTAGTGATAAACCCccttacaaatataatagaaaatttaaaatgaGCACTACCGAGGCTCCCAAAACcgaacttaaaattaattccaaACGTGTTGAAACTAACAATCTCTTAAAAAAGACGTCGCACAGACCTACATTTTATTCAAGAAGAAATTCAAGCAAAAGTGACGCCAGTACCACAACCCCAAGTAACGACGAAAGCCTTAATATAGGAAGTGCTTTAGAAAGTATAGCAAAACACAAAGCAACATTGTCGAGGACATCTTATTATAGTCGACAGAGAAATAGTAAAAAAGTCTTAACCACATCTATCCCATCGACGGAAGAGCCTTTTAAGGACAGTAACAGTGTCATAGAAACTGCTGATAGAAAAAACGCGGATAATGTAGACATACCCTTGATATATACATTATTGAAACCCACCGACGTATCACAAAATGAAAACAATCTAGATATTTCACAAAATGAAAACAATAGCGAAAAACCacataaaatgtttgttattgCAGTAACAAGTAATGAGTCTCCAGAATCTAGTACAGAAAATGAAATGACATCTAATACTGTTGAGGAGACTGAAGTAAGATCTGTCGTGGGTTCATCGACTTCAAAATATCATGCTACATATACAGTTCCTCAAACTACGTCTAAAGTAGAAGAACGTGACGTTTTGAGTGCTGTACCTCCCATTAGAAACATTCCGACTCGAAAATTTGGACGAGGCAGAGTTAGCTCAAGAAGTCAAAATGATGGAGTCTCAGAAGAACCAGTAACGAGGGACAGAGGGGCTGGGAAGTATACAGATTCTTATACAAAAACCACTGAAGCTTCTACCAATGGG ATAAATCCGGACACTGAAAAGTCTAGACATAGATTCAGCTCTAAATTTAGAGCTTCGCATGACAAACCAATTTATAGAGCAACTGTGCCCACGGTTACACCGTCAACT ATATCGACATCGGCACTTAATTTAAAAGATAGCAGTAGAGGTGTAACTACTGTGGCTAGTAAGCCAGCTGAGCAAAGCACAGCCTCGCATGTTTTGAGTTTACGCACAACTACAATGCTACCCTCTGTCGATGAGATTCTGCTTAATAGTATATCTTCGGCTGCTAAAGAGGAAATGGTTATATCATCAATGACGAGTTCCACTCGCCAGCCTACAATATTAACACTGGATATTGATCCGGAG ACAAAACAAATACGCACTGAAAAGCCTGGTGAAATTAAATTCATATCAATCGACGAAGTGACCACTACTACATCTCCAAACACAAATGTCTTAAAGTTGGCTTCCAGCAAATCACCCGCTACAACTATAACTAGTCAAATGGAGACATCGACTGAGTCTAGTACACAGACACCTCAGATTCCAACACAAGTACAAAATGATGATCGAACAACTACGGGTCAAGTAGCAGCAGGAACTATTACGGACGCTGTCTCAGAATCAACCACTGTTCAAAGCGTGCTAACGACAAGCACTACTGAGGCTAGCACAACACCAATAGCAAGCACTGAACCGGTCACAACTACAACCATGGCTCCAGTGACAACGACCACAGAAACTACGACGACTACTGCGAAAGCGATAGAAACAACGACCGAAGTTAGAACTACTTTAAGAACTACTTTAAGAACAACGACTGTACCACCAACGACTTCTGCACCGACTACTGCAGCTGAAACTATACTCCCATCGACAGCTACCTCTGCACCAACAGAAGGAGTTACTAAAGAtgatttaaaaagatatcaAGAAGATGCAGCacttttagaagcaattttaaGTGGCGCTGAACGTCTTcctaaaaaattaaacttcaaTACTTTAGATCAAAACACCGGTACTTCATCATTTAATACTCAAACAAAGCTAGCATCGGCAACTAAACAGAGCGACGACGATAAATTTTTACAACAACTTCTCTCGGTCGCTGGCAAAAATCCGCATACTCTAACGGTTCCAAATATTGGAGGTAACATTAAAGTCAACGGCGTACAAACTACAACAGCTCGTTCAATAGAAGATGATATACGACAATTTGAAGAGGATACGAAATTGTTGAAAGCCCTGTTAGCAGCTACAGGACAAGACCCAGCCAAATTTAACATACCGACTCTAGACATTAAAACTACAACATTAGTTCCTACAacagaaacaacaacaacatctaAACCCACTGAATCAACAAGAGCACAAACAACCACACCGTCAATAGACGCAGACATAACTCGATTCCAAGAAGATGCTAAACTTTTACAAGCGCTTCTACAAGCTACCGGTCAAAATAATGGAAACTTTAAAATCCCTGATATAACGGGAGTAACTTCAAATGTCAGAATAGCGTCTAATCCGCTCACAACATCCCTGGGGTCAAATCCCACAACCCCGATAAATGTTAGGCCAATATACACAACATTGAGAACGACGACGTTGCCCCCTACCACTGTTACTGTACCTACTACGTTCCAGCCTCGTGCAACCGACTCTACAACCGCTCGGATATCTACCACATTCCCACCATTCAGAAGAAGACCTACTGCAACAACTGTATCTACGGATCCAACGACTGTGGCGACCGCTCGACGAGTTCCAATACCTGGCTTCATTGTAACAACAGAGATTCCTACATCATCAACTTTTTCAGTTGAAGAAGATTTAGCTTTCCTAAACAATCTG AAATCTGTCCTTAACACAAATACAGATAGTACGGATCCTGAAGCGGCATTAGCGAATCGCATCATAGCTCTTGCAGTAGACAGAAGTTTGAATGAAATCAAATCAGGCCAAGGAACTGAGCGCATGGGAAAAAATCTGGTACCTACTACGGCCCCCACAACGACCACAACCACAACGACCACCACAACACCGCGGCCAACCTCAGCTGCGCCTAGCACACCATCCATCGAAGATGATTTGAGACAGTTTCAAGAAGATACTAAACTCTTGCAGGCTTTGCTTAAGGCAACCGGACAAGATCCATCTAAACTTAACCTACCGACAATACCAAACATAAACGCTAATGTGAGTCCGAAAATACCACCAGGAGTTCACAGTGAACTAAATCTTCTCTCAAATCTTCTTGCTTCACCTTCACCTCTCAATGAGCCGTTCGATTCACTCACGCAAGAACCAAAAGAACAAATTAAGACCACTATCACTACAACTCCTAAACCTTTCGGCGCAAAGATTGCAGTAAAAGATGACgttaaaaatatacaagatGATGGGAAATTGTTACAAACTTTAATAAACTTGCAGGGCGTGCAAGAAACCACGACGCAAAAGAGTAAAATTGCTATTACAG GGCAATCAACAGACGAAGCATTAAAGAAGCTGATCCAGCAAACAAAGTCGCCAGGTATGGTGCAGGATGCGACCAAGATGCCGATTGCGATCAGCACGGAATACGGAAAGAGCAACGATGCACTCCTCGCTGCCCTGCTGAAGGAGCAAGGCTTCGGACCCACCACCGCCAGCTCTTTGGATGAGCAAATCCGTCTCGCC GCATTGCTCAATCAAGTGGTAGTGACGCCGAAAGCTAGGCGGACGACGACACCGCCGCCACCACCGGCGCCGAGAAGACCAATCCTGGACGGACTGGCGTGGCTCTGGCAGCAGTGGCGAGAGACGGGGCCTGGGACAGGAGCCCAGCAGAGACCAAGTAGAAGACCAGATCCTTCCCCTACGGCCGCGGTGTCCGCGTCGCAGGCGACGAGCAACAGGGTCAACTGGTTTGGCTCGGGGCCTTTCGTCGGAAACGCGGACGATAAGCCAAACAACAGA ATACCACTGGACCCCCCGAGGGCAGTGACCTCGGAGCAGACCCCGGGACGAGGGCAGTTGGTGTCCGCGGCGATAAACGTTACCAGGGCCTTCTCGCAGTTCCTGGGGGCTGCTATTCAG GGCGCCGCCCAGACCGTCCAGAGCGTGATCCGTGCGGGTCAGCGCGCAGCCACTGATGTATACAGCAACGGGTCCGGGGCGTCAGGATAA